One window from the genome of Cryptomeria japonica chromosome 6, Sugi_1.0, whole genome shotgun sequence encodes:
- the LOC131077627 gene encoding inositol-tetrakisphosphate 1-kinase 4 isoform X3, which yields MRFQNRRKKGITFVAIDRNKPLDEQGPFDVVLHKLSGKDWRQILEDYRKEHPEVIVLDPPDAIQHLYNRQSMLQDVAALDLCDHEGKVGVPKQLVITGDPASIPNAVSKAGLKLPLVAKPLMVDGTAKSHALSLAYDQFSLSELDPPLVLQEFVNHGGVLFKVYIVGDTIKVVRRFSLPDVDVSESSGYGVIPFPRVSSAAASADDADLDPCIAELPPVSLLNKLATELRQRLGLRLFNLDIIREHGTKDNYYVIDINYFPGYGKMPGYEFIFTDFLLSLTRGKQHKLPGAAICSVDSINC from the exons GAAAAAAGGCATTACATTTGTTGCAATAGACCGGAACAAACCTTTAGATGAGCAAGGGCCATTCGATGTTGTCTTGCACAAG CTGTCAGGAAAGGATTGGCGACAGATTCTGGAG GATTATAGGAAGGAGCATCCAGAAGTAATAGTTCTTGATCCTCCAGATGCAATACAGCATTTGTATAATCGTCAGTCAATGCTCCAAGATGTTGCTGCTTTAGACCTGTGTGATCATGAAG GTAAAGTCGGTGTTCCAAAGCAACTGGTTATAACTGGTGATCCAGCATCAATTCCTAACGCTGTTTCCAAAGCAGGGCTAAAGTTGCCGCTGG TGGCCAAGCCATTAATGGTAGATGGTACTGCAAAGTCACATGCGTTGTCACTAGCATATGATCAATTCAGTCTCTCAGAGTTAGACCCTCCTCTTGTGCTCCAGGAGTTTGTGAATCATG GTGGCGTGCTTTTCAAGGTATACATTGTAGGGGACACTATTAAAGTAGTGCGCAGATTCTCTTTACCTGATGTGGATGTAAGTGAATCTTCGGGCTATGGAGTGATTCCATTTCCAAGGGTGTCAAGTGCTGCTGCGTCAGCTGATGATGCAGATTTAGATCCATGTATTGCAG AGTTGCCTCCAGTCTCTTTGCTCAATAAACTTGCAACTGAACTCCGGCAAAGACTT GGACTTCGACTCTTCAATCTTGACATTATACGTGAGCATGGAACAAAAGACAACTATTATGTTATTGATATCAATTATTTTCCTG GCTATGGAAAAATGCCTGGATACGAGTTTATTTTCACAGATTTTCTCTTAAGCCTTACACGAGGCAAGCAACACAAACTTCCTGGAGCTGCTATTTGCTCTGTGGACAGTATCAACTGCTGA